Proteins from a single region of Chromobacterium sp. ATCC 53434:
- a CDS encoding cold-shock protein, translated as MAFGTVKWFNDAKGFGFITPDEGGEDLFAHFSAINMQGFKTLKEGQRVSFEVVSGPKGKQASNIQNA; from the coding sequence ATGGCATTTGGTACCGTGAAGTGGTTCAATGACGCAAAAGGCTTCGGCTTTATTACCCCGGACGAAGGTGGCGAGGATTTGTTCGCTCATTTTTCGGCCATCAACATGCAAGGCTTCAAGACTCTGAAAGAGGGTCAACGTGTAAGCTTTGAAGTGGTGTCCGGCCCGAAGGGGAAGCAGGCGTCCAATATCCAGAACGCGTAA
- the rplS gene encoding 50S ribosomal protein L19, protein MDLIQKLEQEEIARLGKTLPEFAPGDTVVVQVKVKEGNRERLQAYEGVVIAKRNRGLNSAFTVRKMSAGEGVERTFQTYSPLVASVEVKRRGDVRRAKLYYLRGRTGKSARIKEKLPARKQG, encoded by the coding sequence ATGGATCTGATCCAGAAACTCGAGCAAGAAGAAATCGCCCGCCTGGGCAAGACCCTGCCGGAATTCGCCCCGGGCGATACCGTCGTGGTTCAAGTCAAGGTGAAGGAAGGCAACCGCGAGCGTCTGCAGGCTTACGAAGGCGTTGTGATCGCCAAGCGTAACCGCGGCCTGAACAGCGCGTTCACCGTGCGCAAGATGTCCGCCGGCGAAGGCGTTGAGCGTACCTTCCAGACCTACTCCCCGCTGGTGGCTTCCGTTGAAGTGAAGCGCCGCGGCGACGTGCGTCGCGCCAAGCTGTACTACCTGCGTGGTCGTACCGGCAAGTCCGCACGCATCAAGGAAAAACTGCCGGCCCGCAAGCAGGGTTAA
- the clpA gene encoding ATP-dependent Clp protease ATP-binding subunit ClpA — MIAQELEVSLHMAFMDARRKRHEFISVEHLLLAMTDNPSAAEVLRACGANIDQLKKQLTDFIDEHTPTVPGEAEVETQPTLGFQRVIQRAILHVQSSGKKEVSGANILVAIFGEKDSHAVYYLHQQGISRLDVVNFISHGITKQRSQQPPQEPRDSSGEAEGEEQATGPGGALENYTQNLNQMARDGKIDPLIGREHELERTVQILCRRRKNNPLLVGEAGVGKTAIAEGLARRIVAGEVPDILSKSTVYALDMGALLAGTKYRGDFEQRLKAVIKQLTDDSNAILFIDEIHTLIGAGAASGGTLDASNLLKPALSNGSLRCIGATTYNEYRGIFEKDNALSRRFQKIDVTEPTVQQTVEILKGLKSRFEAHHGVKYTQSALSTAAELSARYINDRHLPDKAIDVIDEAGAAQKILPKSRQKKVINKSEIEEIVAKIARIPPKTVSSDDKNVLKNLERDLKNVVFGQEKAIEGLASAIKMTRSGLGNPQKPIGSFLFSGPTGVGKTELARQLAYILGVELIRFDMSEYMERHAVSRLIGAPPGYVGFEQGGQLTEAINKHPYAVVLLDEIEKAHPDIYNVLLQVMDHGTLTDNNGRKADFRNVVLIMTTNAGAESLSKPSLGFTQTKAAGDEMGDIKRLFSPEFRNRLDAIIPFGVLDEQIILQVVDKFLMQLEQQLSEKHVDIHFTDELRRYLAKNGFDPLMGARPMARLIQDTLRKALADELLFGRLVAGGEVTVTVADDKVELLFDQSALAAEPV; from the coding sequence ATGATTGCCCAGGAGCTTGAAGTAAGCCTGCATATGGCGTTCATGGACGCACGGCGCAAGCGCCACGAGTTCATCAGCGTGGAGCATCTGCTGCTCGCGATGACCGACAATCCGTCGGCCGCAGAAGTGTTGCGAGCCTGCGGGGCGAATATCGACCAACTGAAGAAGCAGCTGACCGACTTCATCGACGAGCACACCCCCACCGTGCCCGGCGAGGCCGAAGTCGAAACCCAGCCCACCCTGGGTTTCCAGCGCGTGATTCAACGCGCGATCCTGCACGTGCAGTCGTCGGGCAAGAAGGAAGTGTCCGGCGCCAACATCCTCGTCGCCATCTTCGGCGAGAAGGATTCGCACGCGGTGTACTATCTGCACCAGCAAGGCATCTCGCGGCTCGACGTCGTCAACTTCATCTCGCACGGCATCACCAAGCAGCGGTCGCAGCAGCCGCCGCAGGAGCCGCGCGACAGCAGCGGCGAGGCCGAGGGGGAGGAACAGGCCACCGGTCCGGGCGGGGCGCTGGAGAACTACACCCAGAACCTCAACCAGATGGCGCGCGACGGCAAGATCGATCCCTTGATCGGCCGCGAGCACGAGCTTGAGCGCACGGTGCAGATCCTGTGTCGTCGCCGCAAGAACAATCCGCTCTTGGTCGGCGAGGCCGGCGTCGGCAAGACGGCGATCGCCGAGGGCCTGGCCCGCCGCATCGTCGCCGGCGAAGTGCCCGACATCCTGTCCAAGTCCACCGTCTACGCGCTGGACATGGGCGCCCTGTTGGCCGGCACCAAGTATCGCGGCGACTTCGAGCAGCGGCTGAAGGCGGTGATCAAGCAGCTGACCGACGACAGCAACGCCATCCTGTTCATCGACGAGATCCACACGCTGATCGGCGCCGGCGCGGCGTCGGGCGGCACGCTGGACGCGTCCAACCTGCTGAAGCCGGCGCTGTCCAACGGCAGCCTGCGCTGCATAGGCGCGACGACGTACAACGAGTACCGCGGCATCTTCGAGAAGGACAACGCGCTGTCCCGCCGTTTCCAGAAGATAGACGTCACCGAGCCGACGGTGCAGCAGACGGTGGAGATCCTGAAGGGCCTGAAGTCGCGCTTCGAAGCCCACCACGGCGTCAAGTACACGCAGTCGGCGCTGTCCACCGCGGCCGAGCTGTCGGCGCGCTACATCAACGACCGCCACCTGCCGGACAAGGCCATCGACGTCATAGACGAGGCCGGCGCCGCGCAGAAGATTCTGCCGAAGTCGCGGCAGAAGAAGGTGATCAACAAGTCGGAGATCGAGGAGATCGTCGCCAAGATCGCCCGCATTCCGCCGAAGACGGTTTCCAGCGACGACAAGAACGTGCTGAAGAACCTGGAGCGCGACCTGAAGAACGTGGTGTTCGGCCAGGAGAAGGCGATCGAGGGGCTGGCCAGCGCGATCAAGATGACCCGCTCCGGCCTCGGCAACCCGCAGAAGCCGATCGGATCGTTCCTGTTCTCCGGCCCCACCGGCGTCGGCAAGACCGAACTGGCGCGCCAGCTGGCCTACATCCTCGGCGTCGAGCTGATCCGCTTCGACATGTCCGAGTACATGGAGCGCCATGCGGTGTCGCGGCTGATCGGCGCGCCTCCGGGCTATGTCGGCTTCGAGCAGGGCGGCCAGCTGACCGAGGCCATCAACAAGCATCCGTACGCGGTGGTGCTGCTGGATGAGATCGAGAAGGCGCATCCGGACATCTACAACGTGCTCTTGCAGGTGATGGATCATGGCACGCTGACCGACAACAACGGCCGCAAGGCGGACTTCCGCAACGTGGTGCTGATCATGACCACCAATGCCGGCGCAGAATCGTTGTCCAAGCCGTCTCTGGGCTTCACCCAGACCAAGGCGGCCGGCGACGAGATGGGCGACATCAAGCGGCTGTTCAGCCCCGAGTTCCGCAACCGTCTGGATGCCATCATCCCGTTCGGCGTGCTGGACGAGCAGATCATCCTGCAGGTGGTGGACAAGTTCCTGATGCAGCTGGAGCAGCAGTTGTCGGAGAAGCACGTCGACATCCACTTCACCGACGAGCTGCGCCGCTACTTGGCGAAGAACGGCTTCGACCCGCTGATGGGCGCGCGTCCGATGGCCCGCCTGATCCAGGACACGCTGCGCAAGGCGCTGGCCGACGAGCTGCTGTTCGGCCGGCTGGTGGCCGGCGGCGAGGTCACCGTCACCGTCGCCGACGACAAGGTGGAACTGCTGTTCGACCAGAGCGCGCTGGCGGCCGAACCGGTTTGA
- a CDS encoding pseudouridine synthase, protein MSQLILLNKPYGVICQFSDHPTHPTLKSCVPLPGVYPAGRLDTDSEGLLLLTGDGALQHRIADPRWKLPKTYWVQVEGQPRDEQLEMLRRGVDLGDFVTRPAQVTRIESPELWPRHPPVRFRKTVPDGWLEIVISEGKNRQVRRMTAKAGLPTLRLVRVAIGPWRLDGLQPGEMRPLEVSLDDLPRSPSVGGPGAGPRGPAPTFRRKR, encoded by the coding sequence ATGTCCCAGTTGATCCTGCTGAACAAGCCGTATGGCGTCATCTGCCAGTTTTCCGACCATCCGACCCATCCGACGCTGAAGTCCTGCGTGCCGCTGCCCGGCGTCTATCCGGCCGGCCGGCTGGATACCGACAGCGAGGGCCTGCTGCTGCTGACCGGCGACGGCGCGCTGCAGCACCGCATCGCCGATCCGCGCTGGAAGTTGCCCAAGACCTATTGGGTGCAGGTGGAGGGCCAGCCGCGGGACGAGCAGCTGGAGATGCTGCGCCGGGGCGTGGACCTGGGCGATTTCGTCACCCGGCCGGCCCAGGTGACGCGCATCGAAAGCCCGGAGTTGTGGCCGCGCCATCCGCCGGTGCGGTTTCGCAAGACGGTGCCCGATGGCTGGCTGGAAATCGTCATCAGCGAGGGCAAGAACCGCCAGGTGAGGCGGATGACCGCCAAAGCCGGATTGCCGACCTTGAGACTGGTGCGGGTGGCGATAGGCCCGTGGCGGCTGGATGGACTGCAGCCGGGCGAGATGCGGCCGCTGGAGGTGAGTCTGGACGATTTGCCCAGATCGCCGTCCGTCGGCGGTCCGGGAGCCGGCCCGCGCGGTCCGGCGCCGACCTTCCGCCGCAAGCGCTAG
- the xerD gene encoding site-specific tyrosine recombinase XerD, which produces MSSDKDSIDAFLDQLWLQDGLSQNTLAAYRRDLSKLAARLAEAGATLQAAGPAELEGALLAGVASEKPATRARLTSALRRYYQHLLHSGARAEDPSARLAAPKQGLRLPKSLSEVDVEALLDAPDTATPLGLRDRAMLEVLYASGLRVSELVGMTLNQLNLLDGVVKTMGKGSKERLVPLGEIAQDWLLRYLKEARPLLLAGLPCDAVFVTQRKAGMTRQMAWHLISQYAARQGLAKVSPHMLRHAFATHLVNHGADLRVVQLLLGHADISTTQIYTHVARERLKQLHARHHPRG; this is translated from the coding sequence ATGAGCTCGGATAAGGACAGCATCGACGCCTTCCTCGACCAGCTGTGGTTGCAGGACGGGCTGTCGCAGAACACGCTGGCCGCCTACCGCCGCGACCTGTCCAAGCTGGCCGCCAGGCTGGCCGAGGCGGGCGCCACGCTGCAGGCGGCCGGCCCGGCCGAGCTGGAGGGCGCGCTGCTGGCCGGCGTGGCCAGCGAGAAGCCGGCCACCCGCGCCCGACTGACGTCGGCGCTGCGCCGCTATTACCAGCATCTGCTGCACAGCGGCGCCCGCGCCGAGGACCCCAGCGCGCGGCTGGCGGCGCCGAAGCAGGGGCTGCGGCTGCCCAAGTCGCTGTCCGAAGTCGACGTCGAGGCGCTGCTGGACGCGCCGGACACGGCGACGCCGCTGGGCCTGCGCGACCGGGCGATGCTGGAGGTGCTGTACGCCAGCGGCCTGCGGGTGTCGGAGCTGGTCGGCATGACGCTGAACCAGCTGAACCTGCTGGACGGGGTGGTGAAGACGATGGGCAAGGGCAGCAAGGAGCGGCTGGTGCCGCTCGGCGAGATCGCCCAGGACTGGCTGCTGCGCTATCTGAAGGAGGCGCGGCCGCTGCTGCTGGCCGGCCTGCCGTGCGACGCGGTCTTCGTCACCCAGCGCAAGGCCGGCATGACGCGGCAGATGGCCTGGCATCTGATTTCGCAGTACGCGGCCCGCCAGGGCCTGGCCAAGGTCAGCCCGCACATGCTGCGCCACGCCTTCGCCACCCATCTGGTCAATCACGGCGCCGATCTGCGCGTGGTGCAGCTGCTGCTGGGCCACGCCGACATCTCGACGACCCAGATCTACACCCATGTCGCGCGGGAGCGCTTGAAGCAGCTGCACGCCCGTCATCATCCGCGCGGCTGA
- a CDS encoding methylated-DNA--[protein]-cysteine S-methyltransferase, with protein MDYRVVIAAPFGRLGVRCEAGELRELRFLPAGAALRPPEPGSLEAEAARQLDAYYADPRHVFTVPWRLLGTPYQLRVWDRISAIPCGETRRYLDLSRDLSSSPRAVGGACGRNPIPIIVPCHRVVASAGLGGFNQSTGDETLGIKKWLLRHELG; from the coding sequence ATGGACTATCGGGTGGTGATCGCCGCGCCGTTCGGCCGGCTGGGCGTGCGTTGCGAGGCCGGCGAGTTGCGCGAGCTGCGTTTCCTGCCGGCGGGCGCGGCCTTGCGGCCGCCCGAGCCGGGCAGTCTGGAGGCGGAGGCGGCGCGGCAGCTGGACGCCTATTACGCCGATCCGCGCCATGTCTTCACCGTGCCGTGGCGCTTGCTCGGCACGCCGTACCAACTGCGGGTGTGGGACAGGATTTCGGCGATACCGTGCGGCGAGACCCGTCGCTACCTGGACCTGTCCCGGGACTTGTCGTCGTCGCCGCGCGCCGTCGGCGGCGCCTGCGGCCGCAACCCGATTCCCATCATCGTGCCCTGCCATCGGGTGGTGGCGAGCGCGGGTCTCGGCGGCTTCAACCAATCCACCGGCGACGAGACGCTGGGCATCAAGAAATGGCTGCTGCGGCATGAGCTCGGATAA
- the rimM gene encoding ribosome maturation factor RimM (Essential for efficient processing of 16S rRNA), whose protein sequence is MRDEDLVVMGFVRGAFGIKGWVKIHADTEYADSLFDYPTWWLGKSGSWKPYAFENGALQPKALAAQLEGVEDRDAAESLRGMQIAVPRSELPEAGDGEYYWTDLIGLAVLNQQGEMLGKVDNLLETGANDVLVVKDDAGQQRLIPFVDQHVLEVVPAEGRILVDWGLDY, encoded by the coding sequence ATGCGCGACGAAGATCTCGTAGTAATGGGCTTTGTGCGCGGCGCCTTCGGTATCAAGGGCTGGGTGAAAATCCACGCCGATACCGAATACGCTGACAGCCTGTTCGACTACCCGACCTGGTGGTTGGGAAAAAGCGGCAGCTGGAAGCCGTACGCATTCGAAAACGGCGCGCTCCAGCCCAAGGCCCTTGCGGCCCAGCTGGAAGGCGTCGAGGACCGCGACGCGGCCGAGTCGCTGCGCGGCATGCAGATCGCCGTTCCGCGCAGCGAGCTGCCGGAAGCCGGCGACGGCGAATACTACTGGACCGATCTGATCGGCCTGGCAGTGCTGAACCAGCAGGGCGAGATGCTGGGCAAGGTGGACAACCTTCTTGAAACCGGCGCCAACGACGTGCTGGTGGTGAAGGACGACGCCGGCCAGCAGCGGCTGATCCCGTTTGTGGATCAGCACGTGCTGGAGGTGGTTCCGGCCGAAGGCCGCATCTTGGTGGACTGGGGTCTGGATTACTGA
- a CDS encoding NADP-dependent isocitrate dehydrogenase, whose amino-acid sequence MPAEQSKIIYTLTDEAPALATSSFLPIVQAFAGSAGVQVDTADISVAARVLAEFPDYLTEEQQVPNTLSELGKLTLQPEANIIKLPNISASVAQLAACVKELQAKGYKLPDYPENPASDAEKAIKDRYAKCLGSAVNPVLREGNSDRRAPLAVKNYAKKHPHSMAEWKQWSQTHVSHMHHGDFYHGEKSITLDKAREVKMELATTSGQTIVLKSKVALQDGEIIDSMFMSKKALCDFYEREMEDCREAGILFSLHVKATMMKVSHPIVFGHCVKIYYKDAFEKHGKLFDELGVNVNNGMATLYEKIETLPASKREEIIRDLHACQEHRPRLAMVDSAKGITNFHSPNDVIVDASMPAMIRAGGKMWGADGKPYDCKAVMPESTFARIYQEMINFCKWHGNFDPKTMGTVPNVGLMAQKAEEYGSHDKTFEIKEDGVANIVDLATGEVLLSQSVEAGDIWRMCQVKDAPIRDWVKLAVTRARNSGMPAVFWLDPYRPHENELIKKVKTYLKDYDTSGLEIQIMSQVRAMRYTLERVARGLDTISVTGNILRDYLTDLFPIMELGTSAKMLSIVPLIAGGGMYETGAGGSAPKHVQQLLEENHLRWDSLGEFLALAVSLEDLGIKTGNDKAKILAKTLDAATGKLLDNNKSPSRRTGELDNRGSQFYLAKYWAQALAEQADDKELQARFAPVAKQLADAEQQILAELKAVQGQAADIGGYYLPDADKCQAVMRPSATFNAAIDAVQA is encoded by the coding sequence ATGCCTGCAGAACAATCGAAAATCATCTACACCCTTACCGACGAAGCGCCGGCGCTGGCCACCAGTTCCTTCCTGCCCATCGTCCAGGCCTTCGCCGGTTCGGCCGGCGTTCAGGTCGATACTGCCGACATCTCCGTGGCCGCCCGCGTACTGGCGGAATTCCCCGATTACCTGACCGAAGAGCAACAGGTCCCGAATACCCTGTCCGAGCTCGGCAAGCTGACGCTGCAGCCGGAAGCCAACATCATCAAGCTGCCCAACATCAGCGCGTCCGTCGCCCAGCTGGCAGCCTGCGTCAAGGAACTGCAGGCCAAGGGCTACAAGCTGCCCGACTATCCGGAGAACCCGGCCAGCGACGCCGAGAAGGCGATCAAGGACCGCTACGCCAAATGCCTGGGCTCCGCGGTGAACCCGGTGCTGCGCGAAGGCAACTCCGACCGCCGCGCGCCGCTGGCGGTGAAGAACTACGCGAAGAAGCACCCGCACTCGATGGCCGAATGGAAGCAGTGGTCGCAGACCCACGTCTCCCACATGCACCACGGCGACTTCTACCACGGCGAAAAATCCATCACGCTGGACAAGGCGCGCGAAGTCAAGATGGAGCTGGCGACCACCAGCGGCCAGACCATCGTGCTGAAATCGAAGGTGGCGCTGCAGGACGGCGAGATCATCGACTCGATGTTCATGAGCAAGAAGGCGCTGTGCGACTTCTACGAGCGCGAGATGGAAGACTGCCGCGAGGCCGGCATCCTGTTTTCCTTGCACGTGAAGGCCACGATGATGAAGGTGTCCCACCCCATCGTGTTCGGCCACTGCGTCAAGATCTACTACAAGGACGCGTTCGAGAAGCACGGCAAGCTGTTCGACGAGCTGGGCGTCAACGTCAATAACGGCATGGCCACGCTGTACGAGAAGATCGAGACGCTGCCGGCCTCGAAGCGCGAAGAAATCATCCGCGACCTGCACGCCTGCCAGGAACACCGTCCGCGCCTGGCGATGGTCGACTCCGCCAAGGGCATCACCAACTTCCACTCGCCGAACGACGTCATCGTCGACGCCTCGATGCCGGCGATGATCCGCGCCGGCGGCAAGATGTGGGGCGCCGACGGCAAGCCGTACGACTGCAAGGCCGTGATGCCGGAATCGACCTTCGCCCGCATCTATCAGGAGATGATCAACTTCTGCAAATGGCACGGCAACTTCGATCCGAAGACCATGGGCACCGTGCCCAATGTCGGCCTGATGGCGCAGAAGGCCGAGGAATACGGCTCGCACGACAAGACCTTCGAGATCAAGGAAGACGGCGTCGCCAACATCGTCGACCTCGCCACCGGCGAAGTGCTGCTGTCGCAAAGCGTGGAAGCCGGCGACATCTGGCGCATGTGCCAGGTGAAGGACGCGCCTATCCGCGACTGGGTGAAGCTGGCCGTGACCCGCGCCCGCAACTCCGGCATGCCGGCGGTGTTCTGGCTGGACCCGTACCGCCCGCACGAGAACGAGCTGATCAAGAAGGTGAAGACCTATCTGAAGGACTACGATACCTCGGGCCTGGAAATCCAGATCATGTCGCAGGTGCGCGCGATGCGCTACACGCTGGAACGCGTGGCCCGCGGCCTGGACACCATCTCGGTCACCGGCAACATCCTGCGCGACTACCTGACCGACCTGTTCCCCATCATGGAACTGGGCACCTCGGCCAAGATGCTGTCCATCGTGCCGCTGATAGCCGGCGGCGGCATGTACGAAACCGGCGCAGGCGGCTCGGCGCCGAAACACGTGCAACAGCTGCTGGAAGAGAACCACCTGCGCTGGGACAGCCTGGGCGAGTTCCTGGCGCTGGCGGTGTCGCTGGAAGACCTGGGCATCAAGACCGGCAACGACAAGGCCAAGATCCTGGCCAAGACGCTGGACGCGGCCACCGGCAAGCTCTTGGACAACAACAAGTCCCCGTCGCGCCGCACCGGCGAACTGGACAACCGCGGCAGCCAGTTCTACCTGGCGAAGTACTGGGCACAGGCGCTGGCCGAACAGGCCGACGACAAGGAACTGCAGGCCCGCTTCGCGCCCGTCGCCAAGCAGCTGGCCGACGCCGAGCAGCAAATCCTGGCCGAACTGAAGGCCGTGCAGGGCCAGGCTGCCGACATCGGCGGCTACTACCTGCCGGACGCGGACAAGTGCCAGGCGGTGATGCGCCCGAGCGCCACCTTCAACGCCGCCATCGACGCCGTGCAGGCCTGA
- the rpsP gene encoding 30S ribosomal protein S16 gives MVVIRLARGGAKNRPFYNIVVTDSRNRRDGRFIERVGFYNPVANEKQERVRFTMDRLNYWVGVGAQLSDSVAKLLKEQKVVAA, from the coding sequence ATGGTAGTGATTCGTCTGGCCCGCGGCGGCGCCAAGAACCGTCCGTTCTACAACATCGTGGTGACCGATTCCCGCAACCGTCGTGACGGTCGCTTCATCGAGCGCGTTGGCTTCTACAACCCGGTAGCCAACGAGAAGCAAGAGCGCGTCCGCTTCACCATGGACCGTCTGAACTACTGGGTCGGCGTTGGCGCCCAGCTGTCCGACTCCGTTGCCAAGCTGCTGAAAGAGCAGAAAGTCGTAGCCGCTTAA
- the trmD gene encoding tRNA (guanosine(37)-N1)-methyltransferase TrmD, which produces MQIDAVTLFPEMFDSIARFGVSQRALDLGLWHFQAWNPRDFTHDNYRRVDDRPYGGGPGMVMQIEPLEQAIAAARARQREAGVEASHVVYLSPQGVRLSHAKAEELSQRPGLILLCGRYEGIDERLIATEVDEEISIGDYVLSGGELPAMVLADAVVRLLPGVLNDAQSAYEDSFVDGLLDCPHYTRPEEYRGMRVPDVLLSGNHALIAKWRLKQSLGRTWKRRPELLQDRVLTKQESRLLAEYQQEQDIRKKPE; this is translated from the coding sequence ATGCAGATCGACGCGGTGACGCTGTTCCCCGAGATGTTCGACTCGATTGCCCGCTTTGGCGTCAGCCAGCGGGCGCTCGACTTGGGCCTCTGGCATTTTCAGGCCTGGAATCCGCGCGATTTCACCCACGACAATTATCGGCGGGTGGATGACCGGCCTTACGGCGGCGGTCCCGGCATGGTGATGCAGATCGAGCCGCTGGAGCAGGCGATAGCCGCCGCGCGCGCGCGTCAGCGCGAAGCCGGCGTCGAGGCCAGCCACGTGGTCTACCTGTCGCCGCAAGGCGTCAGGCTCAGCCACGCCAAGGCGGAGGAGCTGTCGCAGCGGCCGGGCCTGATCCTGCTGTGCGGCCGCTACGAAGGCATAGACGAGCGTTTGATCGCCACCGAGGTCGATGAGGAAATCTCGATCGGCGACTATGTGCTGTCCGGCGGCGAATTGCCGGCGATGGTGCTGGCCGACGCGGTGGTGCGCTTGTTGCCGGGCGTGCTGAACGATGCGCAATCGGCGTACGAAGACTCATTCGTGGACGGTCTGTTGGACTGTCCGCACTACACCCGACCCGAAGAGTATCGGGGCATGCGGGTGCCGGACGTGCTGTTGTCCGGTAATCATGCCCTGATCGCCAAATGGCGGCTCAAGCAGTCGCTGGGCAGGACGTGGAAGCGTCGGCCCGAGCTGCTGCAGGACCGCGTTTTGACAAAACAGGAATCTCGGCTGCTGGCGGAGTACCAGCAGGAACAAGATATCCGCAAAAAACCGGAGTAA
- the clpS gene encoding ATP-dependent Clp protease adapter ClpS has product MSTSVKDDAQIEASRVRENPPPMYKVLLLNDDFTPMDFVVQVLQQFFHLNREKATHVMLQVHTQGHGVCGVYTKDVAATKVEQVLQYAKAHQHPLQCVMEEN; this is encoded by the coding sequence ATGTCCACCTCGGTCAAAGACGATGCCCAGATTGAGGCGTCACGGGTTAGGGAAAACCCTCCCCCGATGTATAAGGTGTTGTTATTGAACGATGATTTTACCCCAATGGACTTCGTGGTGCAGGTTCTTCAGCAGTTCTTTCACTTGAACCGCGAGAAAGCCACACACGTCATGCTGCAAGTCCACACGCAAGGTCACGGCGTGTGTGGCGTTTATACCAAAGACGTGGCCGCCACGAAGGTCGAGCAGGTGTTGCAATATGCGAAAGCGCATCAGCATCCGCTTCAGTGCGTAATGGAGGAAAACTGA